Sequence from the Flavobacteriales bacterium genome:
CCGTGGATAAGCTATTGTCTACCATCGACAGTTTAGCGGAAAGTCTGAAGAGCAGGAAGAAAGAAGAGAACCTGGACGAAGTCAAACTCTCTATACTCCTTGAAGATGTCATCACCAGCTTGGAGATACAGTTGGAAAAGGCAGAAGGCGAGATAGTGGTCAAAAAGCCATTGGATGGTATAGTCATCGAAGGACATCCCACCTTTCTTACCAGCATCTTGCAGAACGCATTGGATAATGCGATCAAGTATCGATCGAAAGAGAGAAGATTGGAGATAGAGATAGAACATGAGATCCGAGATGAGTTCGTATGTCTCATGATCAAAGACAACGGGATTGGGATCGACCTGGAAAAGAATCAAGAACGGATATGGGGTAAGTACAATCGATTCACTTCATCTGCTGAAGGCACAGGAATCGGTATGTATCTGATCAAAGGAATGATCGAGCAGATGGGGGGCATGGTAGAGGTACGAAGCGAGGTGGATCGATTCACAGAGATCAGATTGTATTTCAAAATGGCAGATAGAAAGGAGATGGAAGTTCATGAATGAGGCCCCTCCGATCCAGGACGTCCACTTTAATTTCAGATCTTCCAACCTACTTTCAAACCTCCATAGGATGCCGCTTCTCCTCCATTGAATTCAGGGCTCATCATCATACGGAAGAACTCGAGGTACATGGAAGGACTTTGGACGATGATGCCGAATTCCATCGACCCGACCAATCGCTCGATATCTCTGGACCGAATGGTGTAGGGACTGTCTCGATTGATCTTTCCTCCCTGTAAGGTGGCATCATATTCTATCGCGGAAAGCAAGGGTCTGCCATAGGCAAACAAGCTCCATGACCCAAGTGATCGACCTTCGTTATACACATCGGGAAGCAAGCCCACCTGAATTTGCGCGCCTGCGTGGGCCTTGCTCATCAGAGTGCCGACCTGAATGGCCAGAT
This genomic interval carries:
- a CDS encoding ATP-binding protein; the protein is VDKLLSTIDSLAESLKSRKKEENLDEVKLSILLEDVITSLEIQLEKAEGEIVVKKPLDGIVIEGHPTFLTSILQNALDNAIKYRSKERRLEIEIEHEIRDEFVCLMIKDNGIGIDLEKNQERIWGKYNRFTSSAEGTGIGMYLIKGMIEQMGGMVEVRSEVDRFTEIRLYFKMADRKEMEVHE